From the Streptomyces nodosus genome, the window GGTTCTCCACCCTCAGATGGGGGACGCCGTCCGCCACCCCGTACACGGGCCGGTTCCAGCGGTACACCGTGCCGTTGTGGAGGACGAGTTCGGCGAGCTTCGGAATGCCGCCCGCGTCGAGCACGCGCAAGGGGTCCTCCTCGTCGCAGATCGGCAGCAGCGCCGGGAAGTAGCGCAGGTTCTCCTCGAACAGCTCCTGCGCGGAGGTGATCCAGCGTTCGCCGAACCAGGTGCGCGGCCGCACGCCCTGCGCCTGCAGTTCCGGCGGCCGGGTGTCGGTGGACTGCTGGAACAGCGGCGGCCGGGACTCGCGCCACAGCTCACGCCCGAACAGGAAGGGGGAGTTGGCGCCCAGGGCGACCTGCGCCGCCGCGACGGCCTGTGCGGCGTTCCAGACGTCCGCGAAGCGCTCCGGGGTGACCTGGAGATGCAACTGGACGGAGGTGCAGGCGGCTTCCGGGGTGATCGACCGGGAGGTGCACACCAGTCGCTCCACCCCGTCGATGTCGAGTTCGAAGTCCTCTCCGCGCGCGGCCACGATCTGATCGTTGAGCAGGGTGTAGCGGTCGACCGCGGAGAGGTTGGTGGAGACCAGGTCGTCGCGGCCGAGCGTCGGCAGAATACCGATCATCACGATTCCGGCGTCGACCTCGCCCGCTTTCCGGTCGGCATAGGCGAGCGAGGTGCGCAGTTCCTCGGCAAGCCGGTCGAATACCCGGCCGCCCAGCCGGTGTGGTGCGATGTTGACTTCCAGATTGAACATGGCGAGTTCTGTCTGGAAATCTCGGCTCGCGATTTTCTCCAGTACTTGCGCATTCATCATTCTCGGCATGCCGTCGAGGCCGGCGAGATTCAGCTCGATCTCCAGACCCATCAGGTTCTTGGGCCGATCGAACCGCTTCTCCTCCAGCAGCCGCGCCAGCCCCGCCAGGCACTGCCTGAGCTTGCCGCGGTAGCGCTGACGATCGGACAGGTCGAACTGCCCTGCCGCGACCTTCTCTCCCATCGAAGTGTCCTTCCTCAGATGGGCAGGCCGATGCTCCGGCCGCTGCCGTCCCGGGTCACGGTGGATGATGCCCCGGCAACGCGATCGATAACGCCCCCGCGCACACTCGTCGGGCGCTAGGCTGCTCGCAACGCCCGCGGCACATTCACGAGGCATGGAGCAATGCGCGGTTTCCCGGCGCAACCGTGTCGTGAAAAACGCCGATGAGAATCGGCCGACCGCTACGGGCAGGTATTCCGAGGTCGCAGCGACGACAGCCGTGCAGGAACGGGACGAATCCCGCTTATCGCCGACCGGATATCCCCTTGTTCACGCCATGCGGGACGACTAGGCGAAACTTTGCATGAACACAGGTCGTATAAACTTTCCGCACGAGGCAGAGAGCCGGCGATGGCGGTCTGATCCTGACATCGAAGTGGCCGCCGTTCGTCAGGGCACCATCCCCCGCCCACCGGCCTCTGACCCCGCGAGCTGACAGTGCTGTCCGCCCGTTCCGCCACGCCCCGCCCTCGCTCCACCGTGCCTGTCGAATGAGAGGCGACTCACCATGCTGCTGCATGTCCCCCCGGCTCCCGCGCCCGCACTTCGCTCCGTCCTCACCGCACTCGGTTCCCCGACCGCGGTCCGTGAGGCCCCCACCCCGTCCCTGCGTGCGGCGCAGGGACCCGTGACGCCCGAACTCCCGCTTCCGGTCCATGTGCTGGACCGGATCGCCCCGGCCGGCACACCTGTCACCCGGCTCGCCGGGTGGCGTTTCCTCATCCGCAGCGGCGATCGCGCCGTGGCCGCGGCCGACACCATGCTGACTCCGGACGGCTGGGCCTTCTCACGCTTCTTCGAGGGGCCCTACATCGCCGCCACCGAGCACGCCCTGCGCCAGGCGGAGGCGATGACACAGCCCTACCAGGTCCGGCTGCTGTCCGTGCCCGAGCTGTACATGCTCACGCTGTGGCTGCACGAGGACTGCGCCGCCGACGGCGCGACCGGCCGTCCGGCGGCCAGCGACCTGCTGGTGCCGCTCGCGCCCGCGCCGCCCGGCATCGCGGCCCACCGCCCGCACCGGGTCGCCGACCTCCTCCCGGTGCTCACCCTCCGGGTCACCCCGGCCCCGTTGCTCGGCTCCCCCGCGTAGGCCTCGCACCCCCGCCGTGCCCCGCCGCCGGACGCCGGCCGCGGGGCACGGCACTGTCGTCACATGCTCGTCCGTCCCGCGACGCCCGGAACGCGCGCTCGCCGCGTTGTCGGGATCGCCCGCGTACTACGCGCCGGACTGAACCGTACGCATGGACGACGCGTCATGAACGGGTGAGAAGCGGTGCGGTGAAATCCCTGCGGATCGACGCTCGCAGGACAACACTGGGTTCCGGACCGACGTCACGCCTACGGGGGCGGCCATGAGCGACCTCTCGACACGCCGCAGTACAGACGCGACAGCCATCACACCCGTCACGACAGAGCGAAAGATCCCCACCACCATGTGCCAGCACCAGCCACCCTGCCCGACAGCCGAATCCGCCGACCGGGAGTCCGCCCGTCGTGTGGCGCACCACCCGGAGCAGGGATGGAGCCTGCTGTGCAACGGCGTTCTGCTCTTCGAGGACACCGGCGAACTCCTCCCCGACGGCCGGGTCATCGCCCCGCACCGCCCGCTGGACACCGGCCAGGTGACCACCGCCGCCTGAGACCACACCGCCGGGGACTGCGCCGCCCCGGCATGCCGCACATACCAGGGGCCGGCCCGGAGACTCACGCTCCGCACCGGCCCCGACGCATGCCCGGACGCGACTACTCCTGGTAGGCGTCCATCGGCGGGCAGGAGCAGACCAGGTTACGGTCGCCGAAGGCCTGGTCGATACGGCGCACCGGCGGCCAGTACTTGTCCGCGGCCGGGACACCGGCCGGGAAGACGGCCTCCTCCCGCGTGTACGCGTGCTCCCAGGCACCGCCGAGCGCCGCGGCGGTGTGCGGGGCGTTCCGCAGCGGGTTGTCGTCGGCGGGCCACTCGCCCGAGCCGACCTTCTCGATCTCCGCACGGATGGCGATCATCGCGTCGCAGAAGCGGTCGATCTCGGTCAGGTCCTCGGACTCGGTCGGCTCGATCATCAGCGTGCCGGCCACCGGGAACGACATGGTCGGCGCGTGGAAGCCGTAGTCGATCAGCCGCTTGGCCACATCGTCCACGGTCACGCCGGTCTCCTTGGTCAGCGCCCGCAGGTCGACGATGCACTCGTGCGCGACCAGGCCGGCCGGACCGGTGTAGAGCACCGGGTAGTGCGGCTCCAGGCGCTTGGCGATGTAGTTGGCGGAGAGCACGGCCACCTGCGTGGCGCGCTTGAGGCCCTCGCCGCCCATGAGCCGGACGTACGCCCAGGAGATCGGCAGGATGCCCGCGGAGCCCCAGGGAGCCGCCGAGACCGGGCCGGGACCCGTCTCGGGGCCGGCCTCCGGCTGCAGCGGGTGGTTCGGCAGATACGGCGCCAGATGCGCGCGCACACCGACCGGGCCGACGCCCGGGCCGCCGCCGCCGTGCGGGATGCAGAACGTCTTGTGCAGGTTGAGGTGCGAGACGTCACCGCCGAAGCGGCCCGGCTTGGCGAGGCCGACCAGCGCGTTGAGGTTGGCGCCGTCGACATAGACCTGGCCGCCCGCGTCATGGACGGCGGCGCAGATGTCGGCGACATGCTCCTCGAACACACCGTGCGTGGACGGGTACGTGATCATCAGCACCGCGAGTTCGTCGCGGTACTGCTCGATCTTGGCCCGCAGGTCCTCGACGTCGATCTCGCCGTCCTCGGCGGTCTTCACCACGACCACCTTCATCCCGGCCATCACCGCGCTGGCCGCGTTGGTGCCGTGCGCGGAGGACGGGATGAGGCAGACGGTGCGCTGCTCGTCGCCGTTGGCCCGGTGGTAGCCGCGCACGGCGAGCAGACCGGCGAGTTCGCCCTGCGAGCCGGCGTTGGGCTGGAGGGAGACGTTGTCGTACCCGGTGACCTCGGCGAGGCGCTCCTCCAGCTCATGGATGAGGGTGAGGTAGCCCTCCGCCTGGCCGACCGGCGCGAAGGGGTGGATCTGCCCGAACTCGGGCCAGGTGATCGGCTCCATCTCCGTGGTCGCGTTGAGCTTCATGGTGCAGGAGCCCAGCGGGATCATTCCGCGGTCGAGGGCGTAGTCCCGGTCGGACAGCCGGCGCAGATAGCGCAGCATCGCGGTCTCGGAGCGGTGCTGGTGGAAGACGGGGTGCGTGAG encodes:
- a CDS encoding glutamate-cysteine ligase family protein, which encodes MGEKVAAGQFDLSDRQRYRGKLRQCLAGLARLLEEKRFDRPKNLMGLEIELNLAGLDGMPRMMNAQVLEKIASRDFQTELAMFNLEVNIAPHRLGGRVFDRLAEELRTSLAYADRKAGEVDAGIVMIGILPTLGRDDLVSTNLSAVDRYTLLNDQIVAARGEDFELDIDGVERLVCTSRSITPEAACTSVQLHLQVTPERFADVWNAAQAVAAAQVALGANSPFLFGRELWRESRPPLFQQSTDTRPPELQAQGVRPRTWFGERWITSAQELFEENLRYFPALLPICDEEDPLRVLDAGGIPKLAELVLHNGTVYRWNRPVYGVADGVPHLRVENRVLPAGPTVIDVIANAAFYYGVVRALAEEQRPVWTRLPFEDAAANFDTACRYGIEARLRWPRRGRHGGITEVDAVDLVRDELLPLAAAGLDAWGVEPADRDLCLGVIEERCRLRVNGASWQAATFHRALDQGLDREAALAATTRRYRGLMHVGEPVHTWPVGVSEPVPLG
- a CDS encoding DUF5999 family protein, giving the protein MCQHQPPCPTAESADRESARRVAHHPEQGWSLLCNGVLLFEDTGELLPDGRVIAPHRPLDTGQVTTAA
- the gcvP gene encoding aminomethyl-transferring glycine dehydrogenase, which gives rise to MTAHRIPLSELERGTPFEQRHIGPDQEARAKMLAQVGYGSLDELTAAAVPDVIKNADALDLPGARTEPEVLAELRSLAGRNQVVDSMIGLGYHGTFTPPVILRNVLENPAWYTAYTPYQPEISQGRLEALLNFQTMVADLTGLPTSGASLLDEGTAAAEAMALSRRMGKNKKGLFLVDADALPQTVAVIRTRAEPTGVEVVVADLAEGIPAGIAEREINGVLIQYPGASGAVRDIKPVIEQAHGLGAVVTVAADLLALTLLASPGGLGADIAIGTTQRFGVPMGFGGPHAGYMAVHEKFARSLPGRLVGVSVDADGHKAYRLALQTREQHIRREKATSNICTAQVLLAVMAGMYAVHHGPEGLRTIARRTHRYAAVLAAGLTAGGVEVVHGAYFDTLTARVPGRAAEVVAAALERGVNLRPVDADQVSIACDETTGRAQLDAVWAAFGVEGEVEALDASTEDALPQSLLRTGDYLTHPVFHQHRSETAMLRYLRRLSDRDYALDRGMIPLGSCTMKLNATTEMEPITWPEFGQIHPFAPVGQAEGYLTLIHELEERLAEVTGYDNVSLQPNAGSQGELAGLLAVRGYHRANGDEQRTVCLIPSSAHGTNAASAVMAGMKVVVVKTAEDGEIDVEDLRAKIEQYRDELAVLMITYPSTHGVFEEHVADICAAVHDAGGQVYVDGANLNALVGLAKPGRFGGDVSHLNLHKTFCIPHGGGGPGVGPVGVRAHLAPYLPNHPLQPEAGPETGPGPVSAAPWGSAGILPISWAYVRLMGGEGLKRATQVAVLSANYIAKRLEPHYPVLYTGPAGLVAHECIVDLRALTKETGVTVDDVAKRLIDYGFHAPTMSFPVAGTLMIEPTESEDLTEIDRFCDAMIAIRAEIEKVGSGEWPADDNPLRNAPHTAAALGGAWEHAYTREEAVFPAGVPAADKYWPPVRRIDQAFGDRNLVCSCPPMDAYQE